Proteins from a single region of Deinococcus seoulensis:
- a CDS encoding ADP-ribosylglycohydrolase family protein, giving the protein MTPPRPHLPSPLHRIQGLLFGAAFGDALAAPVEFTRDPAAIRAAYPPDGPTTIHQGKVTDDTQMMIAVARALIATPQLSAEALSGELRDTFTQWLDDPENNRAPGMTCLRACQALKEGVPWPHATIPGSKGCGANMRVQPIATVPAATTRAGAAQLQAAMTHGHATALAASDLTAHTLHLLLDGALPAELPTHLRQYVQAQRTTYHHAWLGDLWTHTPEPSPEDFIARGWDECSDALERALQASTGLPLHADPCHYSGEGWIAEEAFATGLLCFLLFPQDPVRALQLAATTSGDSDSIACITGSLLGAHLGIHSFPTDWTDQIEYSQELHTLARALTTLSSKGA; this is encoded by the coding sequence ATGACCCCGCCACGCCCTCACCTACCTTCACCCCTTCACCGGATACAGGGGCTTCTATTCGGAGCAGCCTTCGGAGACGCCCTCGCCGCCCCCGTTGAATTCACCCGTGACCCGGCAGCTATTCGCGCGGCATATCCGCCCGATGGCCCCACGACGATCCACCAGGGCAAAGTCACGGACGACACGCAAATGATGATCGCCGTCGCGCGAGCACTGATCGCCACACCCCAATTGAGTGCCGAAGCCCTCTCCGGGGAACTGCGTGACACGTTCACGCAGTGGCTGGACGACCCGGAGAACAACCGCGCCCCCGGCATGACCTGCCTCCGCGCCTGTCAGGCACTGAAAGAAGGTGTCCCCTGGCCGCACGCCACCATCCCTGGGTCCAAAGGCTGCGGCGCCAACATGCGCGTGCAACCCATCGCCACGGTGCCAGCAGCCACCACCCGAGCAGGTGCCGCGCAACTTCAGGCCGCCATGACCCACGGTCACGCCACTGCCCTGGCCGCCAGCGACCTGACCGCACACACCCTGCACCTACTTCTCGACGGCGCACTCCCAGCCGAACTGCCCACCCACCTCAGGCAGTACGTCCAGGCACAACGCACCACCTACCATCACGCGTGGCTGGGCGACCTGTGGACCCACACTCCCGAACCCAGCCCGGAAGACTTCATCGCACGCGGCTGGGACGAATGCAGTGACGCCCTTGAACGCGCACTCCAGGCCAGCACCGGCCTTCCCCTCCACGCCGATCCATGCCACTACAGCGGTGAAGGCTGGATTGCAGAAGAAGCGTTTGCGACCGGCCTGCTGTGCTTCCTGCTGTTCCCACAAGATCCGGTCCGCGCCCTTCAACTGGCCGCCACCACCAGCGGCGACAGTGACTCCATCGCCTGCATCACCGGCAGCCTGCTCGGCGCCCACCTCGGCATTCACTCCTTCCCCACCGACTGGACCGACCAGATCGAATACAGCCAAGAACTCCACACCCTCGCCCGAGCCCTGACCACACTGTCCAGCAAAGGAGCCTGA
- a CDS encoding G8 domain-containing protein: MPARRSATVLLLTALLTACGSGSGGSGTTNPTPTPTPTPSPTPTLPTVKWSDPATWGGTLPAAGQKVTLPAGKRVLLDTTPPDLGGLTIPTGTVLEFDDTADRTLRAEWIMVHGELRIGSEARPFTHHAEILLTNKAPGEDVMGMGDRVLGVMDGTLELHGQPRLAWTRLNATARKGSSTLTLDRAPDWQPGDSLTLTSTDFNPDQTEQVTVQRVSGTAVTLAAPLKHTHWGDPITVAGLGVNERAEVGLLTRNVVVAATDDAAQTGVGAHVMIMGTSTARIEGAEFTRVGQLNTLRRYPVHFHQLGSAPTSYLRGSSVHASFNRCVVVHGTSDLRVQDNVTFDNIGHCLFLEDGDETGNTLSGNLVTRVRAPDAKQGQKPLLDSDKRPAAYWITHPANTVRGNVAAGVDGTGFWLAFPEHPTGLAAARTDIWPRRTPLGEFSGNTAHGTDRGLNLDGGPKPDGTTEVTYYAPVTTPSDPKSAPVTATLDTFTAYKNRDHGVWLRGKGHVLLNATLADNGVGATFASDDSTLKGGTLIGETPNLGQPDSWEPTGTGGRALPRPWDPSFPIRGYQFYDGHVTIDGATLAAFTPDTTRQASGLGYVTKNAFSLEPTNNALNLRWPDTSTRVYFPPAQPDRDGDKAATFLDTDGTTTGKAGTTVTASPLLRAAPDCTPTPAWNASTCPGTYTRLWIHDDTAARIGPVTVTGPHGTVSLNGNTADQKTFHTTTRLGHTYTLTPTTPTPHLRVGISHSQPGDTLTLRIPTPTEPRLYRDWWIDNRNLLKKVTPAALPTTTGDSYAYENGTLTLKLVVQQGRDYAATDICTADLCK; the protein is encoded by the coding sequence ATGCCCGCGCGCCGCTCCGCCACCGTCCTGCTCCTGACCGCGCTCCTGACCGCCTGCGGGTCCGGATCGGGCGGCAGCGGCACCACCAACCCCACGCCGACCCCCACCCCCACGCCCAGCCCGACCCCCACGCTTCCCACTGTGAAGTGGAGCGACCCCGCCACCTGGGGCGGCACGCTGCCCGCCGCCGGGCAGAAGGTCACCCTCCCCGCCGGGAAACGCGTCCTGCTGGACACCACCCCGCCCGACCTGGGCGGCCTGACCATCCCCACCGGCACCGTGCTGGAATTCGACGACACGGCTGACCGCACCCTGCGCGCCGAGTGGATCATGGTGCACGGCGAACTCCGCATCGGCAGCGAGGCCAGACCCTTCACGCACCACGCCGAGATCCTCCTGACGAACAAGGCCCCCGGCGAGGACGTCATGGGCATGGGCGACCGCGTGCTGGGCGTCATGGACGGCACCCTGGAACTCCACGGGCAGCCCCGCCTCGCCTGGACGCGCCTGAACGCCACCGCCCGCAAGGGCAGCAGCACCCTGACCCTGGACCGCGCGCCCGACTGGCAACCCGGCGACAGCCTCACCCTGACGAGCACCGACTTCAACCCGGACCAGACCGAACAGGTCACCGTGCAGCGCGTCAGCGGCACTGCCGTCACCCTCGCCGCACCTCTGAAACACACGCACTGGGGCGACCCGATCACCGTCGCGGGCCTGGGCGTGAACGAACGGGCCGAGGTGGGCCTCCTGACCCGCAACGTCGTCGTGGCCGCCACGGACGACGCCGCGCAGACCGGCGTGGGCGCGCACGTCATGATCATGGGCACCAGCACCGCCCGCATCGAGGGCGCGGAATTCACCCGCGTCGGGCAGCTGAACACCCTGCGCCGCTACCCCGTGCACTTTCACCAGCTGGGCAGCGCCCCGACCTCGTACCTGCGCGGCAGCAGCGTGCACGCCTCCTTCAACCGCTGCGTGGTCGTGCACGGGACCAGCGACCTACGCGTGCAGGACAACGTCACCTTCGACAACATCGGCCACTGCCTCTTCCTGGAAGACGGCGACGAGACCGGCAACACCCTCAGCGGGAACCTCGTCACGCGCGTCAGGGCCCCCGACGCCAAACAGGGCCAGAAGCCGCTGCTGGACAGCGACAAACGCCCCGCCGCGTACTGGATCACTCACCCCGCCAACACCGTGCGCGGCAACGTCGCCGCCGGGGTGGACGGCACCGGCTTCTGGCTCGCGTTCCCCGAACACCCCACCGGCCTCGCCGCCGCCAGGACCGACATCTGGCCCCGCCGCACCCCCCTGGGCGAATTCAGCGGCAACACCGCCCACGGCACGGATCGTGGCCTGAACCTCGATGGCGGCCCGAAACCCGACGGCACCACCGAGGTCACGTACTACGCGCCCGTCACCACGCCCAGCGATCCCAAAAGCGCGCCCGTCACCGCCACCCTGGACACCTTCACCGCCTACAAGAACCGCGACCACGGCGTGTGGCTACGCGGGAAGGGCCACGTCCTGCTGAACGCCACCCTCGCCGACAACGGCGTCGGCGCGACCTTCGCCAGCGACGACAGCACCCTCAAAGGCGGCACCCTGATCGGTGAGACACCCAACCTCGGCCAGCCCGACAGCTGGGAACCCACCGGCACCGGCGGCCGCGCCCTCCCACGCCCCTGGGACCCCAGCTTCCCCATCCGCGGGTACCAGTTCTACGACGGGCACGTCACCATCGACGGCGCGACCCTCGCCGCGTTCACGCCCGACACCACCCGGCAGGCCAGCGGCCTCGGGTACGTCACGAAGAACGCCTTCAGCCTCGAACCCACCAACAACGCCCTGAACCTCCGCTGGCCCGACACCAGCACCCGCGTGTACTTCCCACCCGCCCAACCCGACCGGGACGGCGACAAGGCCGCCACGTTCCTCGACACCGACGGCACCACCACCGGCAAGGCAGGCACCACCGTCACCGCCAGCCCCCTCCTGCGCGCCGCGCCCGACTGCACCCCCACCCCCGCCTGGAACGCCAGCACCTGCCCCGGCACGTACACCCGCCTGTGGATTCACGACGACACCGCCGCCCGCATCGGCCCCGTCACCGTCACCGGCCCGCACGGCACGGTCAGCCTGAACGGCAACACCGCCGACCAGAAAACCTTCCACACCACCACCCGCCTGGGCCACACCTACACCCTGACCCCCACCACCCCCACCCCCCACCTGCGCGTCGGCATCAGCCACAGCCAGCCCGGCGACACCCTCACCCTCCGCATCCCCACCCCCACCGAACCCCGCCTGTACCGCGACTGGTGGATCGACAACCGCAACCTCCTCAAGAAGGTCACCCCCGCCGCCCTGCCCACCACCACCGGCGACAGCTACGCCTACGAGAACGGCACCCTCACCCTGAAACTCGTCGTGCAACAGGGCCGCGACTACGCCGCCACCGACATCTGCACCGCCGACCTGTGCAAGTAA